One Podarcis raffonei isolate rPodRaf1 chromosome 3, rPodRaf1.pri, whole genome shotgun sequence genomic region harbors:
- the CHGB gene encoding secretogranin-1 isoform X3 produces the protein MVPSVALLSLLGAAALAGVHSAPVENDDHVEEMVTRCIVEVLLNGLSKANGPPINPLCKELLKKTNRQKQEEENIGKAAELELRHLSESEELEKPPEGTVRGGEEPNEEELKRQAEGSEKWQSEEKIHRGNVNPQVISQESPYSIDEAHKEEKKDDAEKRTEEEGSYKRNHQSEEESNEKKHSEELEPELLDKKSPPPAGRVVEGDLKHSGGQRYLEENTHSQEEGNPESKEEEDAEEEEDEESSEKYHHSFHREYEDSYERREPDAEKRGRRPRHYHRKPRLGNSSEYKRHHNGEKRDSPEESSEEESEFWDKRSHYPRHYYEVGHHFEEKRNSDKVHGSEEIEGKNRGRWHHSREDNEGGDMRQRSRENEEKQHHYGRRLHDEPQKELRHHYEERTLRGKASEEDIGKQHGYGIRDEKRRQHDKERQRLEWEELSKPQNLEKGGEEQRFYGPEERPNPSVGEEEPEKRRHSEGGRHEGNKRALLMEEGYPRSHYLVEAVKRAAPPHIPYYQQLRWKGRHAEKKGGIADPFLESEEEEEEEPRSHPNERAFFPEYNDYDSPWEKQQLMDGVSRKHNSNDPRFEVKRQYNRMDELAHLLSNRKKSVEFPELYSSKEDVKRGHAVRSGKGKLSQRPLTVEEEKELENLAAMDLELQKIAEKFNSNRRG, from the exons ATGGTACCTTCCGTGGCGCTGCTCAGTCTCCTCGGAGCCGCAGCTCTGGCAG GTGTTCATTCAGCACCGGTGGAAAACGATGATCATGTTGAAGAAATG GTGACGCGGTGCATTGTAGAAGTCCTTTTGAACGGTTTGTCGAAAGCTAATGGTCCACCTATCAATCCACTGTGCAAAGAGCTTCTGAAGAAAA ccaATCGACaaaagcaagaagaagaaaatataggCAAAGCTGCAGAACTTGAGCTGAGGCATTTATCAGAATCAGAGGAGTTAGAGAAGCCACCAGAAGGAACTgtgagaggaggagaagaacCGAATGAAGAAGAATTGAAAAGACAGGCAGAAGGAAGTGAGAAGTGGCAATCTGAGGAGAAAATCCACAGGGGAAATGTCAACCCACAAGTCATCTCCCAAGAGAGTCCTTATTCTATTGATGAAGCCcacaaggaagaaaaaaaagatgaCGCCGAGAAGAGAACTGAGGAAGAAGGTAGCTACAAAAGAAATCACCAGAGTGAAGAAGAAAGCAATGAGAAGAAACACAGCGAGGAGCTGGAGCCTGAGCTTCTAGACAAAAAGTCTCCTCCTCCAGCAGGAAGGGTGGTTGAAGGTGACCTCAAACATTCTGGAGGCCAAAGGTACTTGGAGGAAAACACACATAGTCAAGAAGAGGGGAATCCAGAAagcaaggaagaggaagatgctgaggaggaagaagacgagGAGAGCAGCGAAAAATATCACCACAGCTTTCATCGAGAATACGAAGACTCTTATGAGAGGAGAGAACCTGATGCAGAGAAGCGAGGCCGCAGACCAAGACATTATCATAGGAAACCGAGGCTGGGCAACTCCTCTGAATACAAGAGACATCATAATGGTGAGAAGAGGGACTCGCCCGAAGAGTCTAGCGAGGAAGAAAGCGAATTCTGGGATAAAAGGAGCCACTACCCCAGACATTATTATGAGGTAGGGCACCATTTTGAGGAGAAGAGAAACTCTGACAAGGTGCATGGCTCTGAGGAGATAGAGGGAAAGAACAGGGGCAGGTGGCATCACAGCAGGGAGGACAATGAAGGGGGAGACATGAGGCAGCGCAGCAGGGAAAATGAAGAGAAACAGCACCACTACGGGAGAAGACTCCATGATGAACCACAAAAGGAGTTGAGGCACCACTATGAGGAAAGGACTCTTCGCGGCAAGGCGAGTGAGGAAGATATAGGCAAGCAACATGGCTACGGCATCCGGGATGAGAAGAGGCGCCAACACGACAAAGAACGGCAGCGCTTGGAGTGGGAGGAGCTGTCAAAACCACAAAATctagaaaagggaggggaagagcAGAGGTTCTATGGTCCAGAAGAAAGGCCCAACCCCAGTGTTGGTGAGGAAGAGCCAGAGAAGAGGCGCCACAGCGAGGGTGGGAGGCATGAGGGCAACAAAAGGGCCCTTCTGATGGAGGAGGGCTATCCAAGAAGCCACTACCTTGTGGAAGCTGTGAAAAGAGCTGCGCCTCCGCACATCCCTTACTACCAGCAGCTCAGGTGGAAGGGAAGACACGCTGAAAAGAAGGGAGGCATCGCCGATCCGTTTCTGGagagcgaagaagaagaagaggaggagcccAGGTCCCACCCCAACGAGAGAGCCTTCTTTCCCGAATACAACGATTATGATTCGCCatgggagaagcagcagctgaTGGATGGCGTGAGCCGCAAGCATAACAGCAACGACCCCAGATTTGAGGTGAAAAGGCAATACAACCGGATGGACGAACTTGCCCATCTTCTGAGCAACCGGAAGAAATCTGTAGAGTTCCCAGAGTTATACAGCTCCAAGGAAGACGTGAAAAGGGGGCACGCCGTGAGAAGCGGCAAGGGCAAACTGAGTCAGCGGCCTCTCACTGTGGAAGAG GAAAAGGAACTGGAAAATCTGGCTGCTATGGATTTGGAGTTGCAGAAGATAGCAGAGAAGTTCAACAGTAACAGGAGAGGATGA
- the CHGB gene encoding secretogranin-1 isoform X2 translates to MEGSEATSSCQSGESSLLDIPCAISAESFLLNPRTGRSDEILSPAGTFVPPASTEVDTGVHSAPVENDDHVEEMVTRCIVEVLLNGLSKANGPPINPLCKELLKKTNRQKQEEENIGKAAELELRHLSESEELEKPPEGTVRGGEEPNEEELKRQAEGSEKWQSEEKIHRGNVNPQVISQESPYSIDEAHKEEKKDDAEKRTEEEGSYKRNHQSEEESNEKKHSEELEPELLDKKSPPPAGRVVEGDLKHSGGQRYLEENTHSQEEGNPESKEEEDAEEEEDEESSEKYHHSFHREYEDSYERREPDAEKRGRRPRHYHRKPRLGNSSEYKRHHNGEKRDSPEESSEEESEFWDKRSHYPRHYYEVGHHFEEKRNSDKVHGSEEIEGKNRGRWHHSREDNEGGDMRQRSRENEEKQHHYGRRLHDEPQKELRHHYEERTLRGKASEEDIGKQHGYGIRDEKRRQHDKERQRLEWEELSKPQNLEKGGEEQRFYGPEERPNPSVGEEEPEKRRHSEGGRHEGNKRALLMEEGYPRSHYLVEAVKRAAPPHIPYYQQLRWKGRHAEKKGGIADPFLESEEEEEEEPRSHPNERAFFPEYNDYDSPWEKQQLMDGVSRKHNSNDPRFEVKRQYNRMDELAHLLSNRKKSVEFPELYSSKEDVKRGHAVRSGKGKLSQRPLTVEEEKELENLAAMDLELQKIAEKFNSNRRG, encoded by the exons GTGTTCATTCAGCACCGGTGGAAAACGATGATCATGTTGAAGAAATG GTGACGCGGTGCATTGTAGAAGTCCTTTTGAACGGTTTGTCGAAAGCTAATGGTCCACCTATCAATCCACTGTGCAAAGAGCTTCTGAAGAAAA ccaATCGACaaaagcaagaagaagaaaatataggCAAAGCTGCAGAACTTGAGCTGAGGCATTTATCAGAATCAGAGGAGTTAGAGAAGCCACCAGAAGGAACTgtgagaggaggagaagaacCGAATGAAGAAGAATTGAAAAGACAGGCAGAAGGAAGTGAGAAGTGGCAATCTGAGGAGAAAATCCACAGGGGAAATGTCAACCCACAAGTCATCTCCCAAGAGAGTCCTTATTCTATTGATGAAGCCcacaaggaagaaaaaaaagatgaCGCCGAGAAGAGAACTGAGGAAGAAGGTAGCTACAAAAGAAATCACCAGAGTGAAGAAGAAAGCAATGAGAAGAAACACAGCGAGGAGCTGGAGCCTGAGCTTCTAGACAAAAAGTCTCCTCCTCCAGCAGGAAGGGTGGTTGAAGGTGACCTCAAACATTCTGGAGGCCAAAGGTACTTGGAGGAAAACACACATAGTCAAGAAGAGGGGAATCCAGAAagcaaggaagaggaagatgctgaggaggaagaagacgagGAGAGCAGCGAAAAATATCACCACAGCTTTCATCGAGAATACGAAGACTCTTATGAGAGGAGAGAACCTGATGCAGAGAAGCGAGGCCGCAGACCAAGACATTATCATAGGAAACCGAGGCTGGGCAACTCCTCTGAATACAAGAGACATCATAATGGTGAGAAGAGGGACTCGCCCGAAGAGTCTAGCGAGGAAGAAAGCGAATTCTGGGATAAAAGGAGCCACTACCCCAGACATTATTATGAGGTAGGGCACCATTTTGAGGAGAAGAGAAACTCTGACAAGGTGCATGGCTCTGAGGAGATAGAGGGAAAGAACAGGGGCAGGTGGCATCACAGCAGGGAGGACAATGAAGGGGGAGACATGAGGCAGCGCAGCAGGGAAAATGAAGAGAAACAGCACCACTACGGGAGAAGACTCCATGATGAACCACAAAAGGAGTTGAGGCACCACTATGAGGAAAGGACTCTTCGCGGCAAGGCGAGTGAGGAAGATATAGGCAAGCAACATGGCTACGGCATCCGGGATGAGAAGAGGCGCCAACACGACAAAGAACGGCAGCGCTTGGAGTGGGAGGAGCTGTCAAAACCACAAAATctagaaaagggaggggaagagcAGAGGTTCTATGGTCCAGAAGAAAGGCCCAACCCCAGTGTTGGTGAGGAAGAGCCAGAGAAGAGGCGCCACAGCGAGGGTGGGAGGCATGAGGGCAACAAAAGGGCCCTTCTGATGGAGGAGGGCTATCCAAGAAGCCACTACCTTGTGGAAGCTGTGAAAAGAGCTGCGCCTCCGCACATCCCTTACTACCAGCAGCTCAGGTGGAAGGGAAGACACGCTGAAAAGAAGGGAGGCATCGCCGATCCGTTTCTGGagagcgaagaagaagaagaggaggagcccAGGTCCCACCCCAACGAGAGAGCCTTCTTTCCCGAATACAACGATTATGATTCGCCatgggagaagcagcagctgaTGGATGGCGTGAGCCGCAAGCATAACAGCAACGACCCCAGATTTGAGGTGAAAAGGCAATACAACCGGATGGACGAACTTGCCCATCTTCTGAGCAACCGGAAGAAATCTGTAGAGTTCCCAGAGTTATACAGCTCCAAGGAAGACGTGAAAAGGGGGCACGCCGTGAGAAGCGGCAAGGGCAAACTGAGTCAGCGGCCTCTCACTGTGGAAGAG GAAAAGGAACTGGAAAATCTGGCTGCTATGGATTTGGAGTTGCAGAAGATAGCAGAGAAGTTCAACAGTAACAGGAGAGGATGA